The Streptomyces sp. NBC_00344 genome includes a window with the following:
- a CDS encoding CsbD family protein, with the protein MAANEKTQAKTEQAKGKVKEAAGRTVGNERLTAEGRADQAMGDARQAKEKTKDTFKR; encoded by the coding sequence TGGCTGCCAACGAGAAGACCCAGGCCAAGACCGAGCAGGCCAAGGGCAAGGTCAAGGAAGCCGCCGGCCGCACCGTGGGTAACGAACGTCTCACCGCCGAAGGCCGTGCCGACCAGGCCATGGGCGACGCCCGCCAGGCCAAGGAGAAGACCAAGGACACCTTCAAGCGCTGA